GGTGACGGTGGCGCCGTAGCGGACCCGGTCCCCGAGGACATCGGCGAGCGGCTGGAGGTACTGCTCGGCCCAGTCACCGCCCGTGGGGTAGGTGTCCGCGGCGGGCCGGACCCAGCCGGTGGGCGCCAGGAGCTTCTCGGCGGCCGGGTCCGTCAGCTCGCTCCAGGTCGAGAACAGCCGCACGTGCGACCAGCCGCGCACCGCGGTGGCGGCGGTCGGGCCGGCCTCCAGGACCAGGGGTTCGATGCCGCGTTCGACCAGGTGGGCGGCTGCCGCCAGTCCGGCGGGGCCGGCGCCGATGACGACGACCGGGAGGTCTGCAGTGGTGGTCATGGCGGTGATGTCCTCCGGGATGAGCGACCACTCCGGGCCGCTGTTTCGACTGTTGTCTATATCCAAAGGTTGCCACCGGTATCGACGAGTGTCAACATAGACGCATGTCGAATTCAGAGATTGCGGAGCTGCCGATCCTCGATACGGATGCCGTGGTGCCGTGCTGCCCGCCGATCACCGCCGGGGAGCTGTCGCAGGAGGACGCGGAGCGGATGGCCGCGATGTTCAAGGCACTGTCCGACCCGGTACGGCTGCGCCTGTTCTCCAAGGTCGCCTCACACCCGGGCGGCGAGGCGTGCGTGTGCGACATCTCCGACGTCGGCGTCTCCCAGCCGACCGTGTCCCACCACCTGAAGAAGCTGC
This genomic interval from Streptomyces sp. NBC_00464 contains the following:
- a CDS encoding ArsR/SmtB family transcription factor, with the translated sequence MSNSEIAELPILDTDAVVPCCPPITAGELSQEDAERMAAMFKALSDPVRLRLFSKVASHPGGEACVCDISDVGVSQPTVSHHLKKLREAGLLTSERRSTWVYYQVAPPVVAAMSAMLDLRT